The Aspergillus nidulans FGSC A4 chromosome VIII genome contains the following window.
TAAGTGTGACGCATTCGGGAAAAGAGACAGTATTTGTCCGGATGGACCCCGATGCTGTTCCTGATTTCTTACGGGTAAGCAAAACCCCAGCTCCACGCAATCTGCTCTCTAGATGTCCTTGTGGTTGGCTTGCGGGCCGATCTAGATCCAATAGTGTGGTTGCAGTGGCTCAGGGTCGCCGATCACTGGGGGCGAAGGTGCTCATCAACATGCCAAAGCCCACGAGACAGGAGTACAGGACAGCAGATAAAAAGCAGATCATCACCTTTATCCTTGCCCAGTTCCTCAATGCTTGATTGAAGAATGTCATTGTCTGCCCATGTCACCGGAACTCTCGCCCCCCGGCATTGGCGGCCTTAATCATGATTCCATTGTCACCGTTGTCCTCGCCTGCTTCGCAAGCCTCATCTACTACAACGCCATAGAGTTGATAGTCCTCTGCCTAGCAACTTTCAAACGGCGTGGCAGTTTCTACTTCTGGTGTCTTGTTATCGCGTCGACCAGCCTGATACCGAATACCAGCGGATACATCCTGCTATTCTTTCGCCCTGATATCTCGCGCTTCGCTGCCATAACCTTCGTCGTTCTCGGTTGGTACGGGACCGTCACCGGCCACTCGCTCGTTCTCTGGTCGCGGTTGAACTTTGTTGTCCATAACACGCGGCTGCTGAACGGCCTCCTAGTCCTTATAATTGTCGATGCGATCATCCTGCACGTCCCCACCACCGTCCTGCTTTACGGTACCGTTTCCCCCAATGAAAGCATAGCACATACCTTCAGTGTAGGGTATGGCATTGCGGAACGGATCCAACTGGTCGGATTCTGTATTCAAGAGGCAATCCTCTCAGGAATATATGTCTGGGAGACTGCCAAGCTGCTGCGATTGCGTCCAGAGCGTCGCCATCACCGGATCCTCGCACAATTGCTCGCGATGAACGTCGTCGTACTTATCATCGATTTCGTTGTCGTCATCGTTGAATATGCTGGCTTCTATGCTGTACAAGTGATGTTTAAGCCCGTCGCCTATAGcatcaagctgaagctggaaTACGCGGTCTTGGGACGGTTGGTCCAGATTGCCCAAGGTggatcttcagcagcatcggGCCCCTTTGAGACGATACCCTCGTCTTCAGCTTGTGACAACCAGCTCCATGGAATCTGCCTGCTTAGGAACGAGATCCACGGACTAGAGACGCATGTTTTGAAGAGGCCTGCGCCGGTTGATGCAGGATGAAAcatctcttttcctccataGTGAGGAATCAAGAAAAAAGAACGGAAACTATGCGATTCCTGAGTAGGGATACGTCAATGCGCTCTAAAATTGCGGCATAATGTGCTTTGGAATTCATCCCTCACCTGAGGGAGCTGCGTCATAATAGCAGAGGCTATTGTTGAGCTGCTCTGAGTCCGTAGACTTCTTAATGGAAGCTCAAGAGACGAAAGGACTCCGAAATTGCAGCGGAATGGGAGAAGACAGAGAATTTTGGATCTGATGGAGTACCTGAGGTATCATGGGAGGTCCCAAGATCCCCGATCACAGGACCAGACACACCCACGGACCACACGCCCTACCGGAGACATTGGGGAATCCACATCCATATATTTCCCCACAGTATGGAGCACTACAAGATCTAGATTCCACTTGGGATATTTCCTTGTCCCTTGATAATACTTGTACGATATATGTTTTAGCACGTACATGGTTCTAGATTATAAAAATCATCATCGTTGTGGCCTGACTCAGCTCTGACAGCATCTTTCATAAGGCCGACTTCGGCGTCACATTCCAACCTATacccctcctcttcttccagctcccttctttcctctcaCTATCATCCTCATATTCCATAACTCAACCTCCCTCAAATTGACACAATGGCATCTCAATCattccctcctcctcccgtCGACACTATCGACTGGAGCAATATCGGCTTTAAAGTTCGCGAAGGTACTACCCCTCTTTACCGTCTATGCACCCTTCAACCACACAAACACCAGTTAACCCTCTTTCTGCAATAGTTAACGGCCATGTCGAATCCCACTATACCCCAGCCACGAAATCCTGGTCACCCCCCAAACTAGTCAAATCCCCCTACCTTCCGATCCACGGGATGGCTCCAGGGTTGAACTACGGCCAACAAGCGTACGAAGGCCTCAAGGCTTTCCGACACCCCAATAACAGCAAGATCACAATTTTCCGGCCGGACCGCAATGCTCTGCGCATGCAGCGCTCTGCTTCGTTTATATCAATCCCACCTGTCCCGGAAGATCTCTTTCTGGAAGCCGTCGAATTGGCCGTTGGGGCGAACGCGGGATTCGTTCCTCCTCATGAAACAGGGGCCGCGATGTACATCCGTCCGCTTATCTTTGGGTCTTCAGCGCAATTAGGCCTCTCCCCGCCGGAAGAGTATACCTTTGTAGTCTTTGTCATGCCGACTGGTGTATACCACGGCGTGCATGCAGTTGACGCATTAATACTGGAGGATTTCGACCGTGCAGCACCCGAGGGAACAGGGAGTGCAAAAGTTGGCGGAAACTATGCGCCTGTTCTGAGACACAGTGCGAAAGCTCATGCCGAGGGGTTCGGGATTACACTGCATCTAGATAGCCGGACGCGTTCGGAAATAGATGAGTTTTCGACGAGCGGCATGATCGCTGTTAAGAAGAATAAGGAGTCTGGGAAGGTTACGCTGGTCCAGCCGGATAGCCCTAATGTTATTGACAGTGTGACTGCGGCATCGGTCTGCGAGATCGGGAAACTTTGGTTCGGAtatgatgttgagaagcGGAGGATTCCCTATGAAGAGTTGAATGAGTTTGACGAGGTGATGGCTGCTGGTACGGCGGCGGCATTGGTGCCTATTCGGAGTATCACGAGGCGATCTAGTGGGAATAGGTTTGAATATGAGTGTGGCGGGGAGGAGGCAGGAGGCGGAGAGGTCTGTGTGAAGCTTCTGAGGACGTTGAAGGGGATCCAGCTCGGGAAGATTGAAGAGACCTTGGGATGGAATCGCGTTGTCAAGGCTCCGCCGGCGGAGTGGGTGGGCGCTGctgatgagaaggaggaggcggggATTGAGGTCCCTCAAGCCTGTCGCATGATTTGTACTGCATCCAATTGGTACTAAAAGTGCTTTCATGGTTCAGCCATAAGACGCTACTTGTTGTCCTATAATACTACACGTGGACGAGACATCTCGAACTTATTCACATCCTCGTTTAGCCCTAAATAGAAAAAGTAACTTGGGAATCTCACTTACTCCAACAGGATACTATGCTTTGAAAATTTCTTGATTCATGCAGTCAAAATTAACTTCCCGACATATCCAGTAGCTAGAAACCGGGTGTAGATCCAGCGATTAAGCACGACCCCCAGTACGCGCAGTCCGTAATTTTCGAATCTGTCCACTGGACATAATATCTCCTGCATCCGCAACACTAGGAGGACTCGGACTGCGCTTCTTCACCCTTCCTTTGTCACTGTCACTGCCACTTCCGCCCTCGCTGTCACTGCTACTGCTAcgctcgctctcgctctcgctctcactTtcactctcactctcactctCTGTCTCTTCCGAGTCGCTGTCAGGGGGCGAGAAGACACCTCTACGTGGATGAGCGTTTGCACCGCGCTTGCCAGTGGCAGAGGCTTTCGCAGCagcttgcgcctgcgcctggcTTGCCACTTCGCCCTTTATGCTCTTAAGCGAAAGGCGGGTGACCCCAGTTTGCGAGCTTCTGggccagcgccagtcgctAGACTGCGGCTGAGCTTGTGCCTGAGACTGAGTCGTCTGCGAAAGCGGAGCCGGAGAATTGAGAGTCCGTTGGGCCGAAGGGGGTGTGGATTTGGGTTTTTGTGACGCTGAGACAGTTGAGTGTTTGACAGAAGAAGCGGGATTATTTGTCTTGCCTTCGCCCTCAGAGGCAGATTCAGACTCAGAatcagaagacgaagattCTTCAGAggagctttcttcttccgacGTCTC
Protein-coding sequences here:
- a CDS encoding branched-chain amino acid aminotransferase (transcript_id=CADANIAT00002314), yielding MASQSFPPPPVDTIDWSNIGFKVREVNGHVESHYTPATKSWSPPKLVKSPYLPIHGMAPGLNYGQQAYEGLKAFRHPNNSKITIFRPDRNALRMQRSASFISIPPVPEDLFLEAVELAVGANAGFVPPHETGAAMYIRPLIFGSSAQLGLSPPEEYTFVVFVMPTGVYHGVHAVDALILEDFDRAAPEGTGSAKVGGNYAPVLRHSAKAHAEGFGITLHLDSRTRSEIDEFSTSGMIAVKKNKESGKVTLVQPDSPNVIDSVTAASVCEIGKLWFGYDVEKRRIPYEELNEFDEVMAAGTAAALVPIRSITRRSSGNRFEYECGGEEAGGGEVCVKLLRTLKGIQLGKIEETLGWNRVVKAPPAEWVGAADEKEEAGIEVPQACRMICTASNWY
- a CDS encoding uncharacterized protein (transcript_id=CADANIAT00002313) — protein: MSPELSPPGIGGLNHDSIVTVVLACFASLIYYNAIELIVLCLATFKRRGSFYFWCLVIASTSLIPNTSGYILLFFRPDISRFAAITFVVLGWYGTVTGHSLVLWSRLNFVVHNTRLLNGLLVLIIVDAIILHVPTTVLLYGTVSPNESIAHTFSVGYGIAERIQLVGFCIQEAILSGIYVWETAKLLRLRPERRHHRILAQLLAMNVVVLIIDFVVVIVEYAGFYAVQVMFKPVAYSIKLKLEYAVLGRLVQIAQGGSSAASGPFETIPSSSACDNQLHGICLLRNEIHGLETHVLKRPAPVDAG